In Haloterrigena turkmenica DSM 5511, a single genomic region encodes these proteins:
- a CDS encoding HAD family hydrolase, whose amino-acid sequence MERYDLVYRLYDEYDTDRLREYQAFVDVFPAIDSRVALEHWQSANEELERRKDEIRGDFAAGETFAEVAARADRDQAFTALDLEAKYGRAVNVLVLDVDETLRSAGGTDNEIPRDTLHVLTEFHEAGVPIVICTGQTLENVKGFAIQGLGSEIVHSGNLSIVYEAGTGVFTPGHGADTKQLLYEELDAEIRDVFDDVRARVLPEAPEELRRGCHLQGNEFNVTMKPNYETGSAKARETIDTALVYLIDLLADAVGTALEASRDDGAIELEGETVTDWTRAFYADQDPEIRAVLESEGGYPDLEADAVPEPLTDILDRIDVAYYEADAAEIGSLELNKVVGVERALDVLGVDDPFSLVMGDSKSDLRVMRWADEHDAGIAAAPEHASQDTLEHVLETDELVFDRGKSVDVLRTVYAMNRLARLD is encoded by the coding sequence ATGGAGCGATACGATCTCGTCTATCGACTCTACGACGAGTACGACACGGACCGGCTGCGGGAGTACCAGGCGTTCGTCGACGTCTTCCCGGCGATCGACTCCCGGGTCGCACTCGAGCACTGGCAGAGCGCCAACGAGGAACTCGAGCGGCGGAAGGACGAGATCCGCGGCGACTTTGCGGCCGGCGAGACGTTCGCGGAGGTCGCCGCCCGCGCCGACCGCGATCAGGCCTTCACCGCGCTGGACCTCGAGGCCAAGTACGGCCGCGCGGTGAACGTCCTCGTGTTAGACGTTGACGAGACGTTGCGCTCTGCGGGGGGAACGGACAACGAGATCCCCCGCGACACGCTCCACGTCCTGACGGAGTTCCACGAGGCGGGCGTTCCCATCGTCATCTGTACGGGCCAGACCCTGGAAAACGTCAAGGGGTTCGCCATTCAAGGGCTGGGCAGCGAAATCGTCCACTCGGGGAACCTCTCGATCGTCTACGAGGCCGGGACGGGCGTGTTCACCCCGGGCCACGGCGCCGACACGAAGCAACTGCTCTACGAGGAGTTGGACGCCGAGATCCGAGACGTCTTCGACGACGTTCGGGCGCGGGTCCTTCCCGAGGCCCCCGAGGAGCTCCGGCGGGGTTGTCACCTGCAGGGCAACGAGTTCAACGTCACGATGAAGCCAAACTACGAGACCGGCTCCGCGAAGGCCCGGGAGACCATCGACACGGCGCTGGTCTACCTGATCGACCTGCTGGCCGACGCCGTCGGCACCGCTCTCGAGGCGTCGCGGGACGACGGAGCGATCGAACTCGAGGGCGAGACGGTCACCGACTGGACCCGCGCCTTCTACGCCGATCAGGACCCCGAGATCAGGGCCGTCCTCGAGAGCGAGGGCGGCTATCCCGACCTCGAGGCCGACGCCGTCCCCGAGCCGCTGACGGACATCCTCGACCGGATCGACGTCGCCTACTACGAGGCCGACGCGGCCGAGATTGGCAGCCTCGAACTGAACAAGGTCGTCGGCGTCGAGCGCGCGCTGGACGTGTTGGGCGTCGACGACCCGTTCTCGCTCGTGATGGGCGACTCGAAGAGCGACCTGCGCGTGATGAGGTGGGCCGACGAGCACGACGCGGGGATCGCCGCCGCGCCCGAACATGCCTCCCAGGACACCTTAGAGCACGTCCTCGAGACCGACGAACTCGTCTTCGACCGCGGGAAGAGCGTGGACGTTCTGCGGACGGTGTACGCGATGAACAGACTGGCGCGACTCGACTGA
- a CDS encoding glucose 1-dehydrogenase has translation MKAIAVEPGAGTPTLIDLPVPEPAPGEALVRTLRVGVDGTDDEVIAGAHGGVPDGDDRLVLGHEAVGVVEDANGTDLEEGQYVVPTVRRPPPGVETNVYFERGEPDMAPEGEYVERGIVGAHGFMAEYFTSPADCLVPISADLAPVGFLVEPISITEKAIEHAAATRSAFDWRPESVFVLGNGSLGLLTAAMFRTTMGYDRVYCLGRRDRPHPSIDILDELGVTYIDSRETPVPEVPEVYEPMDLVYEATGYAKHAFESIEALAPNGVAALLGVPNDWSFEVDGGRLHREMVLHNKAIVGSVNSNRDQFASAVDTLAGLPSWVIEDVVSGVYGLEEYERAFSDPTDDATADDDTTIKTAVEFSNI, from the coding sequence ATGAAGGCTATCGCAGTCGAGCCCGGGGCGGGGACGCCGACGTTGATTGACCTTCCCGTCCCCGAACCAGCCCCCGGCGAAGCGCTCGTTCGGACGCTCCGTGTCGGCGTCGACGGCACCGACGACGAGGTCATCGCCGGCGCCCACGGCGGCGTCCCCGACGGCGACGATCGACTTGTTCTCGGTCACGAGGCCGTCGGCGTCGTCGAAGATGCCAACGGAACCGACCTCGAGGAGGGCCAGTACGTCGTCCCGACGGTGCGACGACCGCCGCCAGGTGTCGAGACGAACGTCTACTTCGAGCGCGGCGAGCCCGACATGGCTCCCGAGGGGGAGTACGTCGAGCGCGGGATCGTCGGCGCTCACGGCTTCATGGCCGAATACTTCACGAGCCCCGCGGACTGTCTCGTGCCAATCTCCGCCGACCTCGCACCGGTCGGCTTCCTCGTCGAACCGATCAGCATCACCGAGAAGGCCATCGAACACGCCGCCGCGACGCGGTCGGCGTTCGATTGGCGCCCCGAGTCCGTCTTCGTGCTCGGGAACGGCTCGCTGGGCCTGTTGACGGCGGCGATGTTCCGGACGACGATGGGCTACGATCGCGTCTACTGTCTGGGCCGGCGCGACCGACCGCACCCGTCGATCGACATCTTAGACGAGCTCGGCGTGACCTACATCGACTCCCGCGAGACGCCGGTTCCGGAGGTTCCCGAGGTCTACGAGCCGATGGACCTCGTCTACGAGGCCACCGGATACGCGAAACACGCCTTCGAATCGATCGAAGCGCTCGCACCCAACGGCGTCGCGGCCTTGCTGGGCGTCCCCAACGACTGGTCCTTCGAGGTCGACGGCGGCCGCCTCCACCGCGAGATGGTCCTGCACAACAAGGCCATCGTCGGCAGCGTCAACTCGAACCGCGACCAATTCGCGTCGGCCGTCGACACGCTCGCCGGCCTGCCGTCGTGGGTCATCGAAGACGTCGTGAGCGGCGTCTACGGCCTCGAGGAGTACGAACGGGCGTTTTCGGACCCGACCGACGACGCGACTGCCGACGACGACACGACTATAAAAACGGCCGTCGAATTCAGTAATATATGA
- the gfcR gene encoding transcriptional regulator GfcR, producing the protein MKNVDDLIESAAELAARGLSKGEIADELNVSRETASWLVERSDATTQPSDRPQNGPASPGGPQDIHVDWSAIGRDSKRMSAIAEAMADMLAKHGEDVDLTIGIEKAGGPIATLVARELETDLGTYTPAKHQWEEGDIEDLGGTFSRNFAGIRDRECYIVDDTITSGTTMRETIEAIRAEGGDPLACIVLADKQGLEEIEGVPVYSLLQVISVGKEE; encoded by the coding sequence ATGAAAAACGTCGACGACCTCATCGAGAGCGCGGCCGAGCTCGCAGCCCGGGGTCTCTCGAAGGGAGAGATCGCGGACGAACTGAACGTCTCCCGAGAGACGGCGAGTTGGCTCGTCGAGCGCAGCGACGCAACGACCCAACCCAGCGACCGACCGCAGAACGGTCCCGCGAGCCCCGGTGGCCCCCAGGACATCCACGTCGATTGGTCGGCGATCGGCCGGGACAGCAAACGCATGAGCGCGATCGCGGAGGCGATGGCCGACATGCTCGCCAAACACGGCGAGGACGTCGACCTGACGATCGGCATCGAGAAGGCCGGCGGCCCCATCGCGACGCTGGTCGCCCGGGAACTCGAGACCGATCTGGGAACGTACACCCCCGCGAAACACCAGTGGGAGGAAGGCGATATCGAGGACCTCGGCGGCACGTTCAGCCGGAACTTCGCGGGCATCCGCGACCGCGAGTGCTACATCGTTGACGACACGATCACCAGCGGTACGACGATGCGCGAGACCATCGAGGCCATCCGCGCGGAGGGCGGCGACCCGCTGGCCTGCATCGTCCTCGCGGACAAGCAGGGGCTCGAGGAGATCGAGGGCGTCCCCGTCTACTCGCTGTTGCAGGTCATCAGCGTTGGCAAGGAGGAGTGA